The following coding sequences lie in one Peromyscus maniculatus bairdii isolate BWxNUB_F1_BW_parent chromosome 3, HU_Pman_BW_mat_3.1, whole genome shotgun sequence genomic window:
- the Fancd2os gene encoding FANCD2 opposite strand protein isoform X4 yields the protein MRPLLWSVQSVWSSVGLSMAGYQLWSPWTPLDESFQWLRHTTPTPCSKHPFRASPCFPHTPSDLEVQLCFQEVTLVLDSPLVAPGESPRLPRHTSELRAVTNKKGLVRKPQPVRLKGVDSVFGRVITAQPPKWTGTFRVSDKSAFCKIISREHQWPTGLKEPQIQMTVTMCKQMLRSILLLYSTYKKCTFALQHSK from the coding sequence GACTGTCAATGGCAGGATACCAGCTCTGGTCACCATGGACCCCACTGGATGAGAGCTTCCAATGGCTGCGACACACAACACCTACCCCTTGCTCCAAACACCCTTTTAGGGCCTCTCCTTGCTTCCCACACACGCCTTCTGACCTTGAGGTGCAGTTGTGCTTTCAAGAAGTCACTCTTGTCCTAGACAGCCCACTTGTGGCACCTGGAGAGAGCCCCAGGTTACCCCGTCACACCTCAGAGCTCCGAGCAGTGACTAACAAGAAAGGACTTGTGAGGAAGCCCCAGCCAGTCCGTCTCAAGGGAGTAGATTCTGTTTTCGGTAGGGTCATCACAGCCCAGCCCCCCAAGTGGACTGGAACCTTCAGAGTTTCGGACAAATCAGCCTTCTGCAAAATTATCAGCAGGGAACACCAGTGGCCCACTGGACTCAAGGAGCCTCAGATCCAGATGACAGTGACTATGTGCAAACAGATGCTCCGCTCCATCCTCCTGCTCTACTCGACGTACAAGAAGTGCACCTTTGCCCTGCAGCACTCCAAGTAG
- the Fancd2os gene encoding FANCD2 opposite strand protein isoform X2, with translation MGFYFFFERLIMFTSVHSGLSMAGYQLWSPWTPLDESFQWLRHTTPTPCSKHPFRASPCFPHTPSDLEVQLCFQEVTLVLDSPLVAPGESPRLPRHTSELRAVTNKKGLVRKPQPVRLKGVDSVFGRVITAQPPKWTGTFRVSDKSAFCKIISREHQWPTGLKEPQIQMTVTMCKQMLRSILLLYSTYKKCTFALQHSK, from the exons atgggattttattttttttttgaaagacttATTATGTTTACATCTGTACATTCAG GACTGTCAATGGCAGGATACCAGCTCTGGTCACCATGGACCCCACTGGATGAGAGCTTCCAATGGCTGCGACACACAACACCTACCCCTTGCTCCAAACACCCTTTTAGGGCCTCTCCTTGCTTCCCACACACGCCTTCTGACCTTGAGGTGCAGTTGTGCTTTCAAGAAGTCACTCTTGTCCTAGACAGCCCACTTGTGGCACCTGGAGAGAGCCCCAGGTTACCCCGTCACACCTCAGAGCTCCGAGCAGTGACTAACAAGAAAGGACTTGTGAGGAAGCCCCAGCCAGTCCGTCTCAAGGGAGTAGATTCTGTTTTCGGTAGGGTCATCACAGCCCAGCCCCCCAAGTGGACTGGAACCTTCAGAGTTTCGGACAAATCAGCCTTCTGCAAAATTATCAGCAGGGAACACCAGTGGCCCACTGGACTCAAGGAGCCTCAGATCCAGATGACAGTGACTATGTGCAAACAGATGCTCCGCTCCATCCTCCTGCTCTACTCGACGTACAAGAAGTGCACCTTTGCCCTGCAGCACTCCAAGTAG
- the Fancd2os gene encoding FANCD2 opposite strand protein isoform X3, whose amino-acid sequence MAGYQLWSPWTPLDESFQWLRHTTPTPCSKHPFRASPCFPHTPSDLEVQLCFQEVTLVLDSPLVAPGESPRLPRHTSELRAVTNKKGLVRKPQPVRLKGVDSVFGRVITAQPPKWTGTFRVSDKSAFCKIISREHQWPTGLKEPQIQMTVTMCKQMLRSILLLYSTYKKCTFALQHSK is encoded by the coding sequence ATGGCAGGATACCAGCTCTGGTCACCATGGACCCCACTGGATGAGAGCTTCCAATGGCTGCGACACACAACACCTACCCCTTGCTCCAAACACCCTTTTAGGGCCTCTCCTTGCTTCCCACACACGCCTTCTGACCTTGAGGTGCAGTTGTGCTTTCAAGAAGTCACTCTTGTCCTAGACAGCCCACTTGTGGCACCTGGAGAGAGCCCCAGGTTACCCCGTCACACCTCAGAGCTCCGAGCAGTGACTAACAAGAAAGGACTTGTGAGGAAGCCCCAGCCAGTCCGTCTCAAGGGAGTAGATTCTGTTTTCGGTAGGGTCATCACAGCCCAGCCCCCCAAGTGGACTGGAACCTTCAGAGTTTCGGACAAATCAGCCTTCTGCAAAATTATCAGCAGGGAACACCAGTGGCCCACTGGACTCAAGGAGCCTCAGATCCAGATGACAGTGACTATGTGCAAACAGATGCTCCGCTCCATCCTCCTGCTCTACTCGACGTACAAGAAGTGCACCTTTGCCCTGCAGCACTCCAAGTAG